The genomic DNA GGCAAGAGGGTGACAAAATCTTCCAGCCGCTGCCCGGCTGCAGAAAAGAGCGCTTCATAGACGTTCCGCATCGTAATTACCGAAGGGCCGCAGTCCCAGCGGAAGCCATTGGCGCGCTGTTCGCTCATCTTGCCGCCGACCTGTTCATTTTGCTCCAGCAAGACAACGCGGCGCCCGGCGCTTCCCAGAGAGATGGCGGCGGCTAAACCGCCCACACCGCCACCCAGGATCGTTACAGGCTGCGTGGAATCCGTCATAACAGGGTAAGTTTACCCTGAATCTGGCGGGGAGAGGCAATTTTTAAGATAAAATCCGGGTCGGTATGGCGAAGACGAACTGCAACCCATTTCCCTTACCGGTGATTGTCTTTCTCATCCTCTGGATTCTGACCATGATCGCTTTGCCGATTGTTGGCTGGACTCTGGGCGAAGCCGCTCTGCGCCAGGGGATGTCGCTGGGGGTGTTGATGCAATTTGCGGCGGTCAGCGCAGCCTTGCTGGCACAATGGGGCTGGCGGCGTACTTTACGCGTTTTCTTCCTGGTCATGGGGGTGGCTTTCCTTGCCGAGTGGGTGGGTTCGAGCAGCGGCTTCCCTTTTGGGAAATATCATTACACGCCCTTGCTGCAACCCCAACTGGCTGGCGTGCCGCTCTTAATTCCGCTGGCGTGGATGATGATGTTGCCGCCCGCCTGGGCGGTTGCCCAAACCATCCTGGGCGAGAGGGTGAACTCAGGCAAATGGCAGACAACGCTGCTTGCCGCGCTCGCCTTTACCGCCTGGGATCTCTTCCTTGACCCTCAGATGACCGCCTGGGGCTTTTGGGTTTGGGAACAGCCCGGCGCTTATTTTGGCATCCCGCTGGTCAATTTTGGCGGCTGGATTCTGGTCTCGGCGTTGATCACTGCCCTGGTCAAGCCGTCCGAGCTGCCCCGCCAGCCGCTCCTGCTCATCTATGCCGTTACCTGGCTCTTGCAAAGCATTGGGCTGGGCATTTTCTGGTCGCAACCCGCTCCTGCCCTGGTCGGCTTTGTGGTCATGGGGTTGTTTGTCGCCCTGGCGTTCAAAGCCTGGCGCACAACGGCGCAGGCAGAAAAAACGCTCGCGGCCGGACGGGGTTGAGCGGACTGACATTTTGCTGAAAGGAGTCCTTCTTCGGTGCTAGAAACCTTCCTGTGGGTGCTGATTTCCTTCCTGAGCGGCTCGCTGCCGTTTGCCGTCTGGCTGGGGCGATTGAAGGGGAAAGATGTCCGCCAGGTGGGCGATCGCAACCCCGGCGCCATCAACGCCTTTCGGGCAGGATGGAAATGGATCGGGCTGGCTGTCTTGCTCCTGGATGTCTCCAAAGCCGCTGCCCCCATCGGGCTGGCTTATTACGAGTTTGGGTGGCGCGGCGCTCGCCTGGTGCCGATTGCCCTCGCCCCGATGCTGGGACATGCCTATTCGCCGTTTCTGGGCTTGCGCGGCGGCAAGGCGATCGCCACCGCGCTCGGGGTGTGGATTGGCCTGACCCTCTGGCGGGTGCCGCTGGTCGCTCTGCCGACTTTGACCATCGTTTACCTCTGGCTGCGCAACTCCGGCTGGGCGCTGCTCATCACGCTTGCGACGATCGGCATTTACCTTTTACTCTTCAATCCCGATCCGATCTTGCTGATCGTCCTGCTCCTGCAAAGCGCCCTCCTGCTCTGGAAACATCGCCAGGACCTGCGTCAACCTCCCTGGCACAAGCCGTCTGGCGTGGCGCCAGCCTGAGCTTCTGCCAATCCTCCGCGCCGATGAGCCTGTTTCGAGCCTGCTCTGCTGAATCCATTGCGCGCCCGAGGCACTTCGCAAGGGCGACGCTGGCGCTTACAACCTGCAGAGGTGCAACTGGATTGACCGACTGAGCGCATGAGTGACTGGCTGATCCTTTCCTTCACTCCTCTGATCATCATTGCCGCCGTGGCGGTTCTGAATGCCTTTACCTTCCCCCGCTTGCGCCCCACGCCTCCTCCGCAAACGGCGCCTTTTGTCTCGATCCTGATTCCGATGCGCAACGAAGCCCTGCGCATCGGCGAAACGGTGCGCAGCCTGCTCGCCCAAACGTACCCTCAGTTCGAGATCATTCTGCTGGATGACCAGTCGGAGGATGGGTCGGCGCAGGCTGCGGCGGCTGCCGCACAGGGCGACCCGCGCCTGAAAATCCTGAGCGGGGCGCCCTTACCCACAGGCTGGCTGGGGAAGAATTGGGCCTGTCATCAGGCTGCCCAACATGCCTGCGGGGAGTATCTGCTCTTCAGCGATGCCGATGTGCGCTGGCATCCGCAAGCCCTCGCGGCCCTGGTCGAGCAAGCCCGGCGCAGCAACGCCGACCTGTTGACCTGCTGGCCGACCCAGCAAACCGTCACCTGGGGCGAACGATTGACGGTGCCGCTGATGGCTTTCACGATTTTAGCTTACCTGCCGGTTCTGGCTGTGCACTACCTGCCCTTTCGCGTCTTTGCGGCTGCTATGGGGCAGTGCCTGCTCTTTCGGCGAGGTGCCTACGAACAGATTGGCGGGCATCAGGCGGTGCGCGGGCGGGTGGTGGAGGATATGGCTTTTGCGTATGCCATCAAAGCCGCCGACTTGCGCCTGCGCGCCTGCGATGCCAACGGCTTGCTGCAAACGCGCATGTATGGCAGTTGGACAGAAGTCCGCAATGGGTTTGCCAAAAACATCCTGGCAGGGCACGCCAATTCGGTCTGGTTCTTGCTCTTCTCGGCCGTCTTTCACTGGTGGCTGTTCGTCGTTCCGTGGCTGCTGGCGTTGAGCCAGGCCTCCTGGGAGGCTGCCCTGTTCGGACTGCTAGGGGTGCTGACGCGCATGTTGACCGCCGTGATCAGCCGCCAGCGCGCTCGCGATGCCCTGCTTCTGCCGCTCTCGGTCGTCCTGATGACCCTTATCGCCGCCCAATCGATCTGGGGACACTGGAAAGGGCAGAGCGTCTGGAAAGGGCGGCGCATCGCCACCTGACGGCAGCCTTTAAGGCACAGACGAGGGCGGGAGGTTGTGAATCGCTTTGGCAGCCTGCAAGCCCGATTCAAAAGCCCCTTGAATCCAGGCGTGGTAGAGTGAGGCGTGCTCGCCGGCGAAGTAGATGCGCCCTTCGGGTTTGACGATCTCGTCGTGCAAGAGGGTTTGCTGACCGGGGTCAAAGAGGGCAAAAGCGCCTCCGGCAAAGGGGTCGTCATGCCACATATACGAAGCGCCAACCTCAAATTCTTTGAGAATCTGAGGGTGGATAGCAGCCACGTTCTCCAGGGCTTGCTCGATGCGTTCGTGCGGAGGCAGAGAACCCCAGCGCTGGGCATCCTCCGACCAGGTGTAGCTGGCGAGCAAAATGCCGCGCCCGCTCTCCTTGCCGTAGTCGGTGTAATAGAGGTTGCGGATCGGCAAATCGGTGACCGTCCCGCCGCCGTAGATGCCCTCATCCGTTTCCCAGAAGCGCCGGCGGGTCTGGAAGAAAATTTTGGCGGAGGCATCGTAATGCAACTGGCGGATGGCGCGCTGCTTGGGGCGCGTAAAGGGTTTGAGGATTTCGATATGGCGCAAAACCGGAAACGGGATGGTCAGGATGGCGTAGTCAGCCTGGGCTTGAAATCGCCCGGCGGCGGTCTGGTAATGAAAGATCACCGCTTCGGGGGTCTGGTCAATGGCGATTACTTTTGCCCCATAGCGAATGGCCTGCCCCACGCTGGGCAGAAAGGCTTCGACCAGGCGATCCATGCCGCCGACAATCTGACACATGTTGGTATAGTACCGGCCGGCATCCTCGCGAAAGAGTTCCAGGAAGGACGAGTTCATCATCGCTTCCTGGTTGTTCAACAAGCCGAACATCTCGATCATCCCCTCCGACCAGCCCTTCAACTCCAGGAATTCGCGCACCGAATAGGCATCATATTCAGCGTAGATTTGCTGCCAGGCGCTCTCTCCTTCTTTTTCAATGAGCTCGATCAGAGGGCGGATGGTCTCCTCCCAGTAAGCGCCGGCGATTTTTCCCCTTTCGTGGGGGGCTGTGTCGAAGCCCATCCGTTCGGGATTGGATTCCACTTCGGAGCGCCTCCACTTGACCCCGCCGAGATAAATATACGCGTTGGGGTTATCCATGACGAAATCGCGGGTCGGCAGGTTGAATTTTTCGACATAAGCCATCGTCAGGGTATGCGAGCGAGGGATGCGCATGGCGCCGGCTTCGCCGTATAAACCGGGCGCAAAGGGTTCGCGCAGCGTATGAATGCGCCCGCCCGGTCGCTGGCGGGCTTCCAGGATTAAGACTTCGTGCCCGGCGCGGATCAACGCCTCGCCAGCCGCCAGACCGGCCAGACCCGCCCCGGCGATCAGGACGCGTTTGGGAGAGGCGTGAGGATAAAGGCTTCCCAGCCCACGTTGAGCGATGGCAACCAGTTCTGAGATAGAAGACGTCGAGACCATACATACCTCCAGGAGACGAACGGGGGATTTTCCTGTCCAGCAGCCGGGGGTTTTGGGGACAGGGTCGGAGCGGCCAAAACAGGATAATTGGGGGTATTATAATCTAAATTGCTGGGCGTAGAGAGCGTCTATTTGTGGTTTTGTCTGCCCTGAATTCCCAAGCTATCGATCAAAAATTTTGCATTGAACTATGGGAAAAAGCCGAGAGTATGGGGATGCAAGATTAAACGAAAGGCAAACACCATCTTATTGTTGTTTTTTGGCTCGATCTGGGCCGGCTTTCTGCGCCTCGGGAAAAGAGAGCGATAATTGAACCGCTTTCTCTCCGCGAGAGGGCGCAGCTTTGGAGTTGTCCCCCTCGTCCAATACAGAAGACTTCCACCCTGCAACCCTCTGCTGAAACCATTCCTTGATCGATTTCCCGTCAAAAGGATATGGATGAGGCAGGTTAATTCCTCCCTGCTTGATCAGTTCCCGGTTGCCGGCGGGGGTTTGCGCGCCCCAATCAACGACAAAGAGTGGCACCCAGCGCTTTTTCAAGTTTTCCTTTGCCCCTGCCCATGTGCCGCCTTTGTTGAGATCACTCTGGATCACCACGGCAACATCCGCCAGAGCGTAAATGATGGCGTTGCGGTACATTGCCTTCCAGACTTGAAAACCTTTCTCCGGCAGGAAGGGCGTTGCCAGGCACATGCGTTTCTTCTCAATCGCCCGCCGGTATTCAACCGTTCGCATCACTTCCGTCAGGGGATGCGCCAGAACCCCAACGGTATATCCATCCACGCCTTCCAGCGCCGCTTTCATGCAGGTTTCATCCACCCCTTTGGCACCGCCGGAATACACCACCAACCCAGCCTGACCGCAAATCTCCCCCAGTTCGCGGGTTATTTGTAAGACCCGCTGATCGATTTGACGTGACCCAACCACCGCGATACCGGGTTGCCCCAACAGGGCTTTGTCGCCGGCGTAGAACAGAAAGGGGGGGGCTTGATTGCCCAGACGCTTCCTCAGCCGCTCTGGATAGTCATCGTCCACAAGGGTTACAACCTGAATCCCCCGGTTTCCCAAGCTTTCCAGGTGGAAGCTCAAAGTTCCACCGCTGCGCAGTAAGGAGTGAATTGCTCCCACTTTTTTCATAAGTGGATCACCCTCCAACAGTCCTTCGAGCTGTGGGTAATTGAGGCTTAACAGGTCTTCTGGTTCAAGCGAACGTTGTTTCAGTAGATGGGCAAAACTGTGCCATTCACCCGGCGATAAGACCTGATTCTTTTCCTCTTCTTCACTTTTTGCCTGAAAAGGGCAACAGAGCATTAAAACTACTTTGGCGTTTTCCGAGAGTTGCATTTGTTTCATCCTCCTCGGGTTGAGGCGCTGGCAAGCGCAAAAGGATAGACTTTGCCACTTCCCGCTTTTCGCAACAGATATGCCGCAATGGTTAGCGTCCATCCAGAATCGCAGATATCATCCACCAGGAGAACTGCTCCCTGCGGCAGGGTTTGGGAGTGATCGAATCCCAGCGATTCTAGCACATTGCGGGCTTGCATGGCGCTGTTTTGCATGGTTTTCTGGGCGGGGGCATCGCTTGTCTTGCGCAGCACCATCTTAAAAGGTAAGCCCAGGCGAGCGGCAAGGCGCTGGGCAAAATCCGGGACAAGCTGCGGATGACGCAAGGAGGGAATCGCCGTGACCCAGGTGATCTTCTCTCGAATGCCCCAAGTCGTGGAGATAAACTCGGCTGCGGCGTTCACCAATTCGTCAGAATATCTGCCATCTTGATATTTCCCCTGCTGGACTGCCTTTCCGAGTTTTCCTTCATTGTACATACTCAAACAATACCCCATCTCTGAGCGCATATCGTTCGGAATTCGGCTTTGAGAATCCTTTATGACTCCAGCAGGAAACTGTTTGCGAGGCAGAATCTGGATAAGATAATTGCGCAGAAACTGCTGAGCTTCGTCCAACAACTCTTCAGGCACTTGTGTGCTGAAACCTTTCTGGAGACAATTGACGCACCGCCCACAGGCGCTGGCGTGAGGGTCATCCAGGGCTTTCAGTAAAAATTCCATCAGACAAGCTGAATGCGACACATATTGCTTGATTTGCTCCACTTCCTGGCGTTTGATGTTTAAGACGCGCTCAATCCGCTCAAGGTCGGGTTGCCATGGATTGACTGTTCTGGAGAAATGATTGTTTTCAGCTTTAACGACTGCACCTTCCAACTCTAAGAGCCGCAATGCCTGTTCGATGACTTTTTTGCTTGCATTAACTTTCGATCCGAGCTGGTTAAGAGTCAACGAATCAACTTCTTCCAGAGCCGCTAAAATCGCCTGGAACACAGCTTGTTGGGGAAAGGCATTTTCGATAAAGTAAGCATGAATGTCGTCTTCTTCTTCACCGCTGAGCAAAATGCCGTAGGCATCGCAACCGTCCCGTCCGGCACGCCCCACCTGCTGATAATACTCCACAACCGAGCGGGGACGTTGATAATGGATGATAAAACGTACATCGGGTTTATCAAAACCCATCCCCAAAGCAATGGTCGCAACCAGAATTGAGACCTGGTTTTCAAAAAATTGATTCTCTAATTGCTCTCTCTGTTCTGTAGCCAGATCGGCATGATAGGCTTCAGCATTGAAGCCTTTAGTTTTCAACCATTTGGCTACGCGCTCGGCATCGCGGACAGTCTGACAATAGACGATTCCGCTTCCCCGGCTTGTTAAGGAACGCAGATTTTTCGCCAGCCAGGCGAGGCGGTGAGCTGGATCGGGGATGGACAAAGTCTGGAGCTTTAGCGAAGAGCGCATCAAGGGGCCGCGATAGATTTTGAGTCCAGAACCCAATTGATTTTGGACATCTTCCACGACGCGCTGGTTGGCTGTGGCAGTTGTTCCCAGCACCGGCACGTTTTTCGGGAGTAGATTGACGATGCGCACAATGCGCAAATAATCTGGACGAAAATCGTGCCCCCAATCGGAAATACAATGGACTTCGTCCACCACAAGCATCCCAATCGAATTATGAAAAAGGGGCAGAGTTTGACTTAAGAAATGCCGGTTGTTCAGACGTTCTGGGGAAATCAAAAGGATATCCAGTGCGTCCTTTTGTAGACAGATTTCGACGTTTTCCCATTCATGTTCATTTTCCGAATTGATGGTTGCAGCGCGGATGCCAATTCTCTCTGCCATCTGAATTTGATTGCGCATCAAGGATAACAGGGGACTGATCAACAAAGTTGGCCCATAACCCTGCTGGCGCAATAATTTGGTTGCTAAGAAGTAAACGATGCTCTTTCCCCAGCCGGTTGGTTGGACAAGGAGTATACGTTGTTTCTCCCGCACAAGCTGATCGATCACTTCCCATTGATGCGGGCGAAAGGAGGCGTTGGCGCCCAACATCTGGCGCAACAACTTTTCGGCATAGGCTTTGTCCATTTGCGAGGCTCCCTCTTGGTATAGGCATTGATTCCCCTCTCATGCATTGCGGGGCAGTGAACAAATTCACCCGGGATTATACTCGCAATCGAGAGCTTTCACACAAAGAAGATATATCTCCAGTGCAATTGGGTTAAAAAATCGCTGCCTGATCAGGAAGGCAGCGATCAGAGAGCAGCCGACGGGAAATTTACAGAGGGCAATGCCAAACGAACCGGTGATTAGATCATTGCACTTAACCATGCCCATGCGCCACGCTGTCATGACACGGCGCGGCTTCTTTCAAATTGCCACCAAAATAATTTTCCAAAGCCTGCCGCACCGTCCCGCTGGCACCTGTAGCGGCTTTGATGCCGTACTGCTCGAAAAACTCGATGGCGCGCCCACCCATGCCACCGCTCAGAATCACGTTGGCTTGTTGGGTGTGTATGAAGGCGGGAATTTGCCCCGGCTGGTGGTTTTCGGCAAAAGGATTGACCACAGCCTGAATAGCCTTGATCGTGTTGTTATCCACATCTACCAGGATAAAGTACGGCGCATGACCGAAGTGTTGTGCCACCACACTGTCTAGTCCATGGTTGTTTTCTGCGGTGACTGCAATTCTCATCTCAAATCTCCTCGTTGATTAGTTTTTCAAGTTCTTTTGCCATCAAATAGTCTTCGACGGCGATTTCTTGCCCTGTCACGCCGGGCACTTCTGCCACGGCGCGCTTGATATTTAACGCTAACATTACGGCAATGGGACAGACGAACGATGAAGGTCGAAAGGTGTAGCGCACTTTGCCGCACGCGTCGACGCTCAAATTGTCTACCAGGCGCATCCGCACCACATCGGCGTTGGTTTCGGGGTCAATGACGGTTTTCAGTCGTTCCAGAATTGCTTCTTCCAAAGACATTCCGTTCATTCCTTTTGTGCCAGGGCCTGGAGAACGCGCTCCCACACCTGGCGGATGGCGACGCTGACGGGAGCTTCTGGTTGGAAGGCTGTCACGGCCTCGCCTGCGACCATGGCGGTTGTTACCGTCACATCGAACGGAATCCTGCCGATGGTTTCGATGCCCTGCTCCCTGCAGAACGATTCGATCTCCTCTGTCCCGGCGGGGTATACATCCGCCTTATTGATGCATACATGCGCTTGCACGCCAAAGTGCTGCACGGTCTGCAAAATGCGGCGCATATCGTGGACGCCGGAAATGGTCGGCTCAGCCACGATCAGGGCAAGGTCCGCGCCGGATACCGCCGAGATGACGGGACAGCCAATGCCCGGCGGTCCATCCACGATGACGAGCTCGCGACCCTCATCCAGGGCTTGCAGGCGGGCACGCTGTTTGACGAGGGTCACCAACTTGCCCGAATTTTCCTGCCCGGGAAACAGGTGGGCGTGATAGAGCGGCCCATAGCGGCTCTCGGAAAAATAGAACTTTCCCGCGATTTGCTCGCGCATGGAAATACTCTGCGTCGGGCATTGATAGACACAGGCTGCGCAGCCATCACAGGCGATGGGGTCCACCCGATAGCTCTCGCCCCCTCTTTCCAGGAGAGAGGAGGGAAGGATGGCGTCGAAACGACACACCCTCTCACAATCGCCGCACGCAGCGCAGGTATCCTGGTTAATGAACGCCACCTTACCACCCTTGAAATCCTGCACCTCTACCAATTGCGGCTGGAGAACCAGTTCCAGGTTGGCTGCATCCACATCCGCATCCGCCAGGATGACTTTACCCGCCAATCCATTTTGGGAAGCGAGATGGGCAAATGCCGCGGTGATGCTGGTCTTGCCCGTGCCGCCTTTACCGCTGAGAATGACGAGTTGTTTCATGCCGTTACCCTGGTGGCGATGGTTTCCAGCAAGGCGCGAAAGCTGGCTCGAAACTCGGGCGCGGCCTCCACCAGGGTCTTGCCGCTGGCGATGGCTTCGGCAAAGCGCCGCTCCATTGGGATGCGCATCAGAATGGGCAATTCATTTTCGGCGCAATACTTCTCCACCGCGTCGTCGCCGATCCCGTCGCGGTTGAGGATCACGCCCGCCGGGATGCCCAATTCGCGGCAAATCTTCACGACCTGTTTCAAGTCGTGCAAACCAAAAGGTGTTGGTTCGGTGACGAGGATGGCAAAGTCTGCGCCGCGCAGGGTCTCAACCACGGGGCAGGAGGCGCCGGGCGGGGCATCGCGGATTTCAAGCTGGAACTGCTCGAGTTGAAGATGCGCTGCTGCTGGATTGGCATCTGACTGCCATTTCTTCAACTCGCGGATGATCGGTACGGCCATCGGCTCACCGACATTCATCACGCCCTGGGCAAAGGCTATCCCGCTGGAGGTCAGCCCGCTTTCCAGCACGCCCATCCCATCCAGTTGCTCGTGAATGGCTTTTTCTGGGCAGTTCAACCTGCAACTGCCGCAGCCATGACAGAGTTCAGGGAAGATCAGCGTCTTTTTGCCGATGACGGCGATGGCGTGAAACTGGCAGACCTCCGCGCAACGTCCGCAATGGGTGCAAAGCATTTCGTCCACTACCGGTAGCAGAATGCCGACCTCTTTGCGTTGATTGAATTCGGGATGCAGAAAGAGGGCGGCGTTTGGCGCTTCCACGTCGCAATCGAGGAGGCGCACTGCCTCCTGCTCAGCAGCAACCAGCGCCAGACTGGTCGCAATGGTGGTTTTGCCCGTCCCACCCTTGCCGCTGGCAACGACAATCCGCATCAGCGACCACCTCCGTGCTGACCCGGGCGGGTGGCGGCTTCGGGTTTACTCAGCTTTCCGGCTTTGAATAGTGCCAGTACATCCGCAGCGGTCAGGGATTCGCTGGCAGGAGCAAGATACAGTTCGATGCCAGCGGAGGAGAGAGTCTCAAAGGCGTTGGGTCCGTAAGCCCCGCTAACCACCGCCTGCGCGCCCAATTTGGCGATGAATTGCGCCGCCTGTACGCCTGCTCCGCCCGTAGCGGACAGGGCAGGATTCGCGTGAACAGTCCATTCGCCTGTTTCACTATCCACCAGGCAAAAGGCAACGGCGCGCCCAAAGCGCGGGTCAAAGGGGGCATCCAGTCTGTTTCCACTGATTGAGATAGCCAGTTTCATAAGTCTACTCTCGAATCATTCTTGTGCCGCATTGCGGGCAAACCATGTCTATGCAACGCTGTCCTGCAATGTGTGGCTGCTTATATCCGCATTTCGGGCAGACGCAATTGCCTCCCGGTCCAGAACCGGGCCGATTACCACCGCCTCTGCCCATCCCCTGCCCGCTACCTCGTCCCAAACCCTGTCCGCCTCCTCCACCGCGTCTTCCGCCTTGACCGCAGCCTTGAAGCAATCGTTTATTCATGGAAAACTTCCTTTCTTGAGATCGCTTTAAAAGAAACGACCTCTGATGAATAGAGAACAGCAGAACTATTTTTCAAGTTCTTCGATCCGCTTGTTGATGCTGTCGAGTTGTCCCTTCAGCCATTCCGATTGGTTTTTAAGGGCTTGCAGCATCTCTTCCTTTGTGGGCGGATTCCAGGCCTGGTAATTCCGCCAGCCAAAGCCGCCTTTACAGCCGTGCCGCCATCCCATTCCCAAACCCCAGCCAGGATTTGTAAATCCCGGCACAGAGTAACCGGCACAGGTTCCCATTCTGCGCCCGGTTAGAGGGCCAACGCCTATCGGACCTGTACGATCACCGCGTGGCATGACATTTACCTCCTTTCTTTGAAGAATTTATACCCATTTTCCTTTACCAGCCTCCCTGCCGCGGACTTGTCTGCGCTGCCTGTGACCATAACCACCTCGGCGAAGATGATGAGGCGCTCGCAGACTTTTTTGCGCCACCAGAGAGGGTAAAGACTTCACCTGAGACTGTAGCGGTGGAGGGGCTTTTTGTCGTCGTTCCAGAGAGTCCACCAGCGTGTCAACGAAGCGGGGAAAAACCTCCCGAGCGGCAAAAGCCAACACTGCGTTTAGCCAGGACTTTTTCTCAAAAGGCAGCGGCTCAGCCACAATGCCCCTGGATTGCTCGACAGGTTGGATAGAAAGCGGCTGTGCTGTCAATGCAGGCGCATCGCTGGAGGTTTGCTGGACTGCCGCTTTCGGCACTTCGGTGGCAACAATTGCTCCTTGCGGACAGCTCTCCATGCAGGCCTCGCAACCGATGCAAAGTGTCCCTTCAATCACAGCGCGCCCACCTTCGAGGCGGATGGCATTGGATGGGCAGACTGAAAGGCAATTGCCGCAACCGCTGCAGAGTTCTCGATTCACTTGTATTGTCATCGTTTGCCTTCCTGACCGTTCAAGTGCCTTTCTTCATAGCGTCATAAGCCGCTTCCAGGGCTTCGATTTGCTTGCGCTGCTGGCGCAGGGCTTCAGTCCAGTCGGAGAGGGTTGCTTCGCCCTGTGGGGTGATGGTGTAAATGCGCCGCTGTGGGCCAAGGCTTTCCTCACTCCATGAACTGACCACCAGCCCCGCCGCTTCCAGTTCGCGCAGGGCGCGGTAGAGGATGCTAATGTCCATCAGGCTGGTGTCGAAGCCAAACTCTTGCAAGCCATCCATCAGACTGTAGCCGTAACCCGCTTCACGATGCAGCAGCACCAACAGGCACGATTCCAGGAAAAACATCTTGCGCCGGCCACCGCGGCCTGCAAAACCTCGTCCAGCGGGCATGAGCCTTCTCTTATGTCTATAGTATAACCAACTATAGACTTTATGTCAATATCGGTTGAGCGATCAGGTTGGTGACGCTTCTCCCTATCCATCCTTTGCTTTCAGGTATAATGAACTTTCAGTCCTCGGCGGTCTGACGAACAACGATGGCACACAAAAAAATCCTCATCCCGGCTTCCCTTTTGGTTGTATTTGTAGCCAGCTTGTTTGGGGCAGTCCTCTTAACGCCCGAAAGCCGCTCCCCGATTCTTTTCGACATCCCCGAAATTTCCCTCGTCGGGTATCAGCGGCTGATGATCTTTGCCCCTCATTGTGATGACGAAATTTTAGGGTCGGCGGGTTTGATCCAGAAAGCGCACCAGTTGGGGATTGATGTGCGTGTCGTTTTAGAAACCAACGGCGATGGATATCTATTTGCCACCCTGGAAGAATTTCGGCGCATCTACCCCCGCCCAGGCGATTTTATCCGCATGGGCGATCTTCGTCAGCAAGAGACATTAAAAGCACTCCAGCAGTTGGGGGTTAAGAGCCACCAGGTGTTCTTCCTTGGCTATCCCGACCGCGGTACGCCTCAGTTATGGTTGCAGCATTGGTCGCGGGAAAATCCTTATACTTCTCCTTATACCCGCACCTCCCGTAGCCCGTATCATCTCACCTTTAACTCCGCTGCAGTCTATGCGGGAGAGGATCTGCTGGGTGATATCCGCAGCCTCATTGAAACCTATCAGCCTGATCTGATTGTCTATCCTCACCCAGCCGATGTTCACCCTGATCATTGGGGGTTGAGTGCCTTTGTGCGCCTGGCTGTCTATCTCATTCAGCGGCATACACCCGACTATCAACCTGCCCTCCTGGCATACCTGATCCATCGCCCCGATTTTCCATATCCAAAGCGATATGTGCCTGAAGCAGATCTCTTACCACCTAACAAGATGTGGAGTGTGGATACGGAGTGGTTTCGCTTAGACCTGACGGGAGACGAAATTGCCCGCAAAGAAAATGCGACACTAGCTTACCAGAGCCAGTTGGGGTTATTGCGTAATTTTCTGCTGAGCTTTGTGCGGCGAAATGAATTGTTCGATCGCCCTGAAGCTGGAATCTTAGAAGTGGTGAGCTTCGGCGATCGCATGCAACCAGGCACCTGGTTGAACTCAC from Anaerolineae bacterium includes the following:
- a CDS encoding Acyl-phosphate:glycerol-3-phosphate O-acyltransferase PlsY; translation: MLETFLWVLISFLSGSLPFAVWLGRLKGKDVRQVGDRNPGAINAFRAGWKWIGLAVLLLDVSKAAAPIGLAYYEFGWRGARLVPIALAPMLGHAYSPFLGLRGGKAIATALGVWIGLTLWRVPLVALPTLTIVYLWLRNSGWALLITLATIGIYLLLFNPDPILLIVLLLQSALLLWKHRQDLRQPPWHKPSGVAPA
- a CDS encoding Glycosyl transferase in Chlorophyll a cluster, whose product is MSDWLILSFTPLIIIAAVAVLNAFTFPRLRPTPPPQTAPFVSILIPMRNEALRIGETVRSLLAQTYPQFEIILLDDQSEDGSAQAAAAAAQGDPRLKILSGAPLPTGWLGKNWACHQAAQHACGEYLLFSDADVRWHPQALAALVEQARRSNADLLTCWPTQQTVTWGERLTVPLMAFTILAYLPVLAVHYLPFRVFAAAMGQCLLFRRGAYEQIGGHQAVRGRVVEDMAFAYAIKAADLRLRACDANGLLQTRMYGSWTEVRNGFAKNILAGHANSVWFLLFSAVFHWWLFVVPWLLALSQASWEAALFGLLGVLTRMLTAVISRQRARDALLLPLSVVLMTLIAAQSIWGHWKGQSVWKGRRIAT
- a CDS encoding Tryptophan 2-monooxygenase, yielding MVSTSSISELVAIAQRGLGSLYPHASPKRVLIAGAGLAGLAAGEALIRAGHEVLILEARQRPGGRIHTLREPFAPGLYGEAGAMRIPRSHTLTMAYVEKFNLPTRDFVMDNPNAYIYLGGVKWRRSEVESNPERMGFDTAPHERGKIAGAYWEETIRPLIELIEKEGESAWQQIYAEYDAYSVREFLELKGWSEGMIEMFGLLNNQEAMMNSSFLELFREDAGRYYTNMCQIVGGMDRLVEAFLPSVGQAIRYGAKVIAIDQTPEAVIFHYQTAAGRFQAQADYAILTIPFPVLRHIEILKPFTRPKQRAIRQLHYDASAKIFFQTRRRFWETDEGIYGGGTVTDLPIRNLYYTDYGKESGRGILLASYTWSEDAQRWGSLPPHERIEQALENVAAIHPQILKEFEVGASYMWHDDPFAGGAFALFDPGQQTLLHDEIVKPEGRIYFAGEHASLYHAWIQGAFESGLQAAKAIHNLPPSSVP
- a CDS encoding putative DNA processing chain A; its protein translation is MQLSENAKVVLMLCCPFQAKSEEEEKNQVLSPGEWHSFAHLLKQRSLEPEDLLSLNYPQLEGLLEGDPLMKKVGAIHSLLRSGGTLSFHLESLGNRGIQVVTLVDDDYPERLRKRLGNQAPPFLFYAGDKALLGQPGIAVVGSRQIDQRVLQITRELGEICGQAGLVVYSGGAKGVDETCMKAALEGVDGYTVGVLAHPLTEVMRTVEYRRAIEKKRMCLATPFLPEKGFQVWKAMYRNAIIYALADVAVVIQSDLNKGGTWAGAKENLKKRWVPLFVVDWGAQTPAGNRELIKQGGINLPHPYPFDGKSIKEWFQQRVAGWKSSVLDEGDNSKAAPSRGEKAVQLSLSFPEAQKAGPDRAKKQQ
- a CDS encoding ATP-dependent DNA helicase RecQ, translating into MDKAYAEKLLRQMLGANASFRPHQWEVIDQLVREKQRILLVQPTGWGKSIVYFLATKLLRQQGYGPTLLISPLLSLMRNQIQMAERIGIRAATINSENEHEWENVEICLQKDALDILLISPERLNNRHFLSQTLPLFHNSIGMLVVDEVHCISDWGHDFRPDYLRIVRIVNLLPKNVPVLGTTATANQRVVEDVQNQLGSGLKIYRGPLMRSSLKLQTLSIPDPAHRLAWLAKNLRSLTSRGSGIVYCQTVRDAERVAKWLKTKGFNAEAYHADLATEQREQLENQFFENQVSILVATIALGMGFDKPDVRFIIHYQRPRSVVEYYQQVGRAGRDGCDAYGILLSGEEEDDIHAYFIENAFPQQAVFQAILAALEEVDSLTLNQLGSKVNASKKVIEQALRLLELEGAVVKAENNHFSRTVNPWQPDLERIERVLNIKRQEVEQIKQYVSHSACLMEFLLKALDDPHASACGRCVNCLQKGFSTQVPEELLDEAQQFLRNYLIQILPRKQFPAGVIKDSQSRIPNDMRSEMGYCLSMYNEGKLGKAVQQGKYQDGRYSDELVNAAAEFISTTWGIREKITWVTAIPSLRHPQLVPDFAQRLAARLGLPFKMVLRKTSDAPAQKTMQNSAMQARNVLESLGFDHSQTLPQGAVLLVDDICDSGWTLTIAAYLLRKAGSGKVYPFALASASTRGG